DNA sequence from the Bordetella genomosp. 9 genome:
GTGCGGGCAATGCTGCTGCCCACGTCCGGCTTGTGCTGATGGTCGGCGTAGACCAGGGTGACGGGTTTGCCGAGCAGCGTGCCGCCGGTTTCCTCGATGGCCATGCGCGCGGCTTCGACCGAGCCCTTGCCGGTGGCGTCGGCCGTGACGCCAGCCATATCCGTGAGCACGCCGATCTTGATGCCCTGGCTGTCATCCGCGCTGGCGGTGCCGACGCATAGCGTCGCGGCGGCCAGCGCGAGCGCGTGCCAAAGTTTGCCGGGTTGTCCTTGTTTTTTCCCGATCTTCACGTTCGAATCTCCTCCTGGTTGTTTTCTAGAACGCGCTCCTGACGACGCCACCATCGACACGAAGCGCCGCGCCTGTCGTTGCCGATGCGGCAGGCGAGCAGACGTAGGCCACCATGTTCGCGACTTCCTCCGGAGTGATGAAGCGCTTCAACAGGGAGCTGGGGCGCGCCTGTTCGAAGAATGTCTTCTGGAAGGATTCGAACGATGCCCCGCCGGACAGCTTCTCGACGAACTCGCTGACGCCCTCCGATTTCGTGGGACCCGGCAGCACGGAATTGACGGTGACCCCGGTTCCGGCGCAAGACTCCGCCAACCCGCGCGAGATCGCGAGCTGCGCCGTCTTGGTCATGCCGTAGTGGATCATCTCGACCGGGATCTGGATGCCGCTCTCGCTGCTGATAAAGACGATACGCCCCCAATCGCGCTGCTTCATGCCCGGCAGGTAAGCGCGACACAGACGAACGCCGGACATGACGTTCACGTCGTAGAAGCGTTGCCAGTCGGCGTCGGGGATCTCTTCGAACGGCTTGGGGTCGAAGATGCCGAGGTTATTCACCAGGATATCGACGTCGGGATGGTTGCTGACCAGTCGCGCGATGTCATCGGGCTTGGAAAGGTCGCCGGCGAAGCCGGTGAGCTGGGCCGAGGGCACATCCGCTTTCAGCCGGCCGATGGCGTCGGCCACCGAAGCCTCGGTGCGGCCATTGACGATGACATGCGCGCCTTCGCGCGCCAGGGCCGTCGCGATCGCAAAACCAATACCCTTGGTCGACCCGCTGACCAGGGCGCGTTTGTCTTTGAGTTGATAGTCCATGTCTGACCTCGGAAGAGTGTCGGCCTGAAGGGGCCGGGATCCATCGTAGTCCCGGATCGCCTCGGCCAGCTAGCCCGGCGATAACCCTCATCCACCAATGGGCTTTTCGGGGCGATACCGATCGATCACTTCGCCGCGCGCCACACGCTTGCCAGCCAAGGCTGTTGGTCCCTGGGCAGGCCGGCAGGGCGGTAATAGTGCGTGATTTCGGTGAAGCCGGCCCGTTCTACATAGCCGCGCCACGTATCGATGTCGTGATACGCCCCGTAGCGGCCGCGATTCCAGCCCTCCTCGTTGGAACCGCGGGGGTTGGATGTAAACAGCACTCCACCCGCTTTCAAGGCGGCACGCAGATCGGCCAGTACGCGCGGCAGCTCCTGGCTTGGCACATGGAACAACGACGCGTTGGCGTAGATGCCGTCGAAGGACGCGGCGGGCAGATCGAGCGCCAGGAAGTCCTGGTGCCATACTTCGCAGCCTGAATCCTCACGCGCCATCTCCA
Encoded proteins:
- a CDS encoding SDR family NAD(P)-dependent oxidoreductase; translated protein: MDYQLKDKRALVSGSTKGIGFAIATALAREGAHVIVNGRTEASVADAIGRLKADVPSAQLTGFAGDLSKPDDIARLVSNHPDVDILVNNLGIFDPKPFEEIPDADWQRFYDVNVMSGVRLCRAYLPGMKQRDWGRIVFISSESGIQIPVEMIHYGMTKTAQLAISRGLAESCAGTGVTVNSVLPGPTKSEGVSEFVEKLSGGASFESFQKTFFEQARPSSLLKRFITPEEVANMVAYVCSPAASATTGAALRVDGGVVRSAF
- a CDS encoding class I SAM-dependent methyltransferase, producing MLLNPEDLNQISQRTLRHYEDRAEEFRIGTLDHDVSQNIAALLDNIQGPPPYRILDFGCGPGRDLRVFAARGHQAIGLDGTSRFVEMAREDSGCEVWHQDFLALDLPAASFDGIYANASLFHVPSQELPRVLADLRAALKAGGVLFTSNPRGSNEEGWNRGRYGAYHDIDTWRGYVERAGFTEITHYYRPAGLPRDQQPWLASVWRAAK